TCGCGACCTTTGGCAGCGGGACGGCGGATATTCTGTCGGCAATGGCCGCCGCGGCCGATCAGATGCAATCCACGGCAACGGTGATGAGCGATACGGCCACCCGGACCGACGATCAGGCAGCCGCGGTTGCCGCCGCGTCCGAACAAGCCTCGGCCAATGTGCAAACCGTGGCGGCTGCGTCGGAAGAACTCAGCAGCTCGATCCGCGAGATCAGCCGTCAGGTTCAGGAAAGTGCCTCCATCGCCCTGAAAGCGACCGACGAGGCCGCGCGTACCGTCACCCAGGTTCGCCAGCTCAGCGATGCGGCCCAGCGTATCGGCGAAGTGGTGACGATGATCAACGGTATTGCCGCCCAGACCAATCTTCTGGCCTTGAATGCGACCATCGAAGCCGCCCGCGCTGGGGAAGCCGGTAAGGGCTTCGCCGTGGTGGCGGCGGAAGTCAAAAGCCTCGCCCAGCAGACCGCGAAGGCGACGGAGGAAATCACTGCTCAGGTTTCCGGGGTGCAGGCCGAAACCAGTGCCGTCGTTGGGTCTATCGAAGGGATCGGCAAGACCATCGACCGGATGAACGAGATTACCTCGACCGTTGCTGCGGCGGTGGAGGAGCAGGGGACCGCGACCCAGGAAATCACCCGCAATGTGCAGCAGGCCGCCACCGGCACGCAGCATGTGTCGGAAAATATCGCCGATGTCACCTTGGGCGCCGGCGAAACCAAGCAGGCCGCCCATGTGGTGCTGGAAGCCGCTGACCGGCTGACGCTGGCCGGAAACTCCCTGCGCGCCGAAATCACCCAGTTCCTGGGGAATATCCGCGCGGCCTAAGGCTAAAAAGACGGCGTGAAAAGCTGGTTGTCGCGACGCGGCAGCCAGCTTTTTTACGTCTGGCCCTGGTGCGGGGTTGGCACTTCATAGGTCCAGACCCGAAAGGATTTCAGCACGTGCGGGCCGAAGGAGTTAATCAGCGGAATATCCGCCGCATCCCGCCCCCGCGCGACAATAATGCGGCCAATACGGGGCTTATTATTGCGGGGATCGAACGTATACCAAGCACCGTCTAAAAACACTTCGATCCACGCGCTGAAATCCATTGGATCGACGACAGGCACGCCAATATCACCCAAATGCCCATTGATGTATCGCGCGGGAATATTCAGGCAGCGGCAGAAGGTTAAGGCGAGATGGGCGTAATCGCGGCAGACGCCGACCCGTTCATGATAAACTTCGAAAGCGCTGCGGGTGGAGCGGGCTTGCATGTAGTCGAAGCGGATATGATTATGAACAAAGTCACAAATCGCCTGCACCCGGCCCCAGCCCGGCGGTTGCGACCCGAAGAGATCCCAGGCGATCTGGCTAAGTTTATCGGTCTCGCAATAGCGGCTTCCCATCAGATACACGAGGCATTCATGGGGAAGATCGGTCACGGCGACCTCCCGGGCCAAGGGGTTCACCCGGTCAAGCTGGCCACTGTCTTCTAGCGTGGCATCGCCTGAGATCGTTATATCGCCGGACGGGGCGAGCAGGCGGCGGCACAGGTTGCCGAAAAGGTCGTAATACTCCTGGGTCGGCACCGGCGGGGTGATGACGATCGTTTCCGCAACGCGGATGTCGGCAATCCGATCCGATGTAACCGATAGCAGGCACACGAGGGCGGTCGTTTGCGGGCAGGTTAGGGTAATTTCATAACCATAACGGATGAACATGGGCGAGCCTCGGTCCAGCAGGGCAGGGGGCGTTGATCGAAGCTCTCTCCAGTAACCGCATGTCACCGGCTCAACGACAGGGAAAAGGCTAGGCGTAAAGCCTCGCCACTGCAACCGCCGCGCCGCCCAAGCCTCGCTGACAGTCTTTCTATTTAACGGCGTTAAGTTAGCGAATTCAGAGGGTTAGCCGCGCGCACGGTTAAAACCTGTGGCACTGCGATAGAAGGCCTCTTTTCTAGAACGGATTTCATCTCATATGATGAATAGCCCCCTTCTGCCGGTCTATGGTCCGAGGGGGGATCATCCTTCCCGTCTCTCCAACCCTTATCCTTCCAATCTTTCGGTCAGAATGAGCGACGATCTTAAAAACGGCCATCCAGGCGCCAATACGGGGGTAGCGGTCAAGGCGAAGCCGAAGACCAAGAAGCCCTCTATGTACAAGGTGCTTATGCTGAACGACGATTATACGCCGATGGAGTTCGTCGTTCACGTTCTCGAAAGATTTTTCCAGAAGAATAAGGAAGAAGCCACGCGGATTATGCTGCACGTCCACCAGCGTGGCGTTGGGGTGTGTGGGGTCTTCACCTACGAGGTAGCGGAAACCAAGGTCACGGAAGTGATGGATTTCGCACGGAGGCACCAGCACCCGTTGCAGTGCACTTTGGAGAAGGAGTAGCCTATGCTCTCGCGGAACCTTGAAAAGAGCCTGCACCTGGCCCTGGAGCTTGCTAACAAGCGTCGGCACGAGTTCGCGACGCTCGAGCATCTCCTGATGGCTTTGACCGATGATCAAGATGCACTCGCCGTGTTCCGCGCCTGTGGGGTCGATCTCGACAAGCTGCGCCGCGACCTTGCCAATTATCTCGATAACGAACTCTCCAATATCGTTACCAGCCGGACCGACGACGCCAAGCCCACCTCCGGGTTCCAGCGGGTCGTGCAGCGCGCCGTGATCCACGTGCAATCGTCAGGCCGGGCGGAAGTGACCGGGGCGAATGTGCTGGTGGCGCTGTTTTCGGAACGGGAAAGCCATGCCGTCTATTTCCTGCAAGAACAGGATATGAGCCGGTTTGATGCGGTGAACTTCATCTCCCACGGTATTGCCAAAGTGCCGGGCCGCTCGGAAAACCGGCGCACGACGGGGGCTGAAGACGAACCCGCCGCCGGGCCAACCAAGGAAGGCAAGGAGACGAAGAAGGGGCAGGAGGCGCTGGAAGCCTATTGCATCGACCTCAACAAAAAAGCTGCTGTCGGCAAGATTGATCCGCTGATCGGCCGCGAAGCAGAGGTGGAGCGCACGATCCAGATTGTGTGTCGCCGCACCAAGAATAATCCGCTGTACGTCGGCGATCCGGGCGTCGGTAAAACCGCCATCGCCGAGGGGCTGGCCAAGCGTATCGTCGATGGTGACGTGCCGGACGTGCTGCGGACGGCAACGATTTTCGGTCTCGATATGGGTGCGCTGTTGGCGGGCACCCGCTATCGCGGCGATTTCGAAGAGCGGCTGAAGCAGGTGTTGGCGGAACTGGAAGCCCATCCCAATGCGGTGCTGTTCATCGACGAAATCCATACGATCATCGGCGCCGGGGCAACCTCTGGCGGGGCGATGGATGCATCGAACCTGCTGAAACCGGCGCTGGCCTCGGGCCAACTGCGCTGCATCGGCTCCACGACCTATAAGGAATACCGCAGCTACTTCGAGAAGGATCGTGCGTTGGTGCGCCGCTTCCAAAAGATTGATGTTGCCGAACCGTCGGTCGAAGATTCGATCAAAATCCTGAAGGGCCTGAAGCCTTATTACGAACAGCATCACAAAGTGCGCTATACCAACGAAGCCATTCGCACGGCGGTCGAACTGGCGGCGCGGTATATCAATGACCGCAAGCTGCCCGATAAGGCGATCGATGTGATCGACGAAGTGGGCGCGGCGCAGATGCTGTTACCGCTCTCGAAGCGCAAGAAGACGATTACGGTGAAGGATGTGGAAAACATCGTCGCCAAGATCGCCCGCATTCCGCCAAAGGCAGTTTCTTCCGACGACCGCGAAGTGCTGAAAACCCTGGAGCGTGACCTGTCTACGGTGGTCTTCGGTCAGGAAGGCGCAATCAAGACACTGGCAACCGCCATCAAACTGGCGCGCGCCGGGCTGCGCGACGCGGAAAAGCCTATCGGGAACTACCTTTTCTCCGGCCCGACTGGGGTGGGGAAGACCGAAGTAGCCCGCCAGCTTGCCCGCCTGCTGGGCATCGAGCTGAAGCGTTTCGATATGTCGGAATATATGGAACGGCATACGATCAGCCGGTTGATCGGCGCGCCGCCGGGTTACGTTGGCTTTGACCAAGGCGGGCTGCTGACCGATGCCATCGATCAGACGCCCCACTGCGTGCTGCTGCTTGATGAAATCGAAAAGGCGCATCCAGATCTGTACAACATTTTGTTGCAGGTGATGGATCACGGCAAGT
The Elstera cyanobacteriorum DNA segment above includes these coding regions:
- a CDS encoding transglutaminase-like domain-containing protein is translated as MFIRYGYEITLTCPQTTALVCLLSVTSDRIADIRVAETIVITPPVPTQEYYDLFGNLCRRLLAPSGDITISGDATLEDSGQLDRVNPLAREVAVTDLPHECLVYLMGSRYCETDKLSQIAWDLFGSQPPGWGRVQAICDFVHNHIRFDYMQARSTRSAFEVYHERVGVCRDYAHLALTFCRCLNIPARYINGHLGDIGVPVVDPMDFSAWIEVFLDGAWYTFDPRNNKPRIGRIIVARGRDAADIPLINSFGPHVLKSFRVWTYEVPTPHQGQT
- the clpS gene encoding ATP-dependent Clp protease adapter ClpS gives rise to the protein MSDDLKNGHPGANTGVAVKAKPKTKKPSMYKVLMLNDDYTPMEFVVHVLERFFQKNKEEATRIMLHVHQRGVGVCGVFTYEVAETKVTEVMDFARRHQHPLQCTLEKE
- the clpA gene encoding ATP-dependent Clp protease ATP-binding subunit ClpA, which gives rise to MLSRNLEKSLHLALELANKRRHEFATLEHLLMALTDDQDALAVFRACGVDLDKLRRDLANYLDNELSNIVTSRTDDAKPTSGFQRVVQRAVIHVQSSGRAEVTGANVLVALFSERESHAVYFLQEQDMSRFDAVNFISHGIAKVPGRSENRRTTGAEDEPAAGPTKEGKETKKGQEALEAYCIDLNKKAAVGKIDPLIGREAEVERTIQIVCRRTKNNPLYVGDPGVGKTAIAEGLAKRIVDGDVPDVLRTATIFGLDMGALLAGTRYRGDFEERLKQVLAELEAHPNAVLFIDEIHTIIGAGATSGGAMDASNLLKPALASGQLRCIGSTTYKEYRSYFEKDRALVRRFQKIDVAEPSVEDSIKILKGLKPYYEQHHKVRYTNEAIRTAVELAARYINDRKLPDKAIDVIDEVGAAQMLLPLSKRKKTITVKDVENIVAKIARIPPKAVSSDDREVLKTLERDLSTVVFGQEGAIKTLATAIKLARAGLRDAEKPIGNYLFSGPTGVGKTEVARQLARLLGIELKRFDMSEYMERHTISRLIGAPPGYVGFDQGGLLTDAIDQTPHCVLLLDEIEKAHPDLYNILLQVMDHGKLTDHNGKVVDFRNVILIMTTNAGAADMAKAAFGFERDRRVGEDKEAIEKLFTPEFRNRLDAIVPFGNLTPETMDRVVDKFIIQLEAQLAERHVALELTDAAKAWLAKKGYDPLYGARPLARVIQETVKKPLAEELLFGKLTHGGHVQVDVGGDGDLAFLVTSAPGLKATEPEAELVE